One segment of Prinia subflava isolate CZ2003 ecotype Zambia chromosome 11, Cam_Psub_1.2, whole genome shotgun sequence DNA contains the following:
- the B3GNT7 gene encoding UDP-GlcNAc:betaGal beta-1,3-N-acetylglucosaminyltransferase 7: MFQWKKTIYKTVCLSFLLIITVTVLQRGMAPNQFMQGQQQKELPPSEPLKSQKRDNAFSISSTFWKTKKEKAPVKEESVTAKQTKSWDVTTTNCSANQNFSKVEWFKGLEPNFQQFLLYRHCRYFPMLINHAEKCSGDVYLLIVVKSIITQHDRREAIRRTWGQEKEVEGKRIRTLFLLGTASKEEERANHQKLLDYENHIYGDILQWDFLDSFFNLTLKEVHFLKWVDIYCDNVRFIFKGDDDVFVSPSNILEFLEDKKEGEDLFVGDVLYKARPIRKKENKYYIPSALYNKNIYPPYAGGGGFIMDGALAKRLHKASETLELYPIDDVFLGMCLEVLKVSPVGHEGFKTFGIVKNKNSKMNKEPCFYRSMLVVHKLLPPELLQMWDLVHSNLTCSRKLNVL; this comes from the exons ATGTTCCAGTG GAAGAAGACTATCTACAAAACAGTTTGTCTGTCCTTCTTGCTGATCATTACAGTGACGGTGCTGCAGCGTGGAATGGCCCCAAACCAGTTcatgcagggccagcagcagaaAGAACTTCCCCCTTCAGAGCCCTTGAAATCGCAGAAGAGAGACAACGCCTTCTCCATCAGCAGCACTTTCTGGAAGACCAAGAAAGAGAAGGCTCCTGTGAAGGAGGAGAGCGTGAcggcaaagcaaacaaaatcctGGGATGTCACCACTACCAACTGCTCAGCCAACCAGAACTTCAGCAAGGTGGAGTGGTTCAAAGGGCTGGAGCCCAACTTCCAGCAGTTCCTGCTCTATCGGCACTGCCGCTACTTCCCCATGCTGATCAACCACGCAGAAAAGTGCAGCGGGGATGTGTACCTGCTCATCGTGGTCAAGTCCATCATCACGCAGCACGACCGCCGCGAAGCCATCCGGAGGACCTGGGgccaggagaaggaggtggAGGGCAAGAGGATCAGGACGCTGTTCTTGCTGGGCACCGCAtccaaggaggaggagagagccAACCACCAGAAACTGCTAGATTATGAGAACCACATCTATGGGGACATATTGCAGTGGGATTTCCTGGACAGCTTCTTCAACCTCACCCTCAAAGAGGTCCATTTCCTGAAGTGGGTCGACATCTACTGTGACAATGTCCGCTTCATCTTCAAAGGTGACGACGATGTGTTTGTGAGTCCCAGCAATATCCTGGAGTTCCTGGAGGAcaagaaggagggagaggatcTCTTTGTGGGGGATGTCCTCTACAAGGCCAGGCCGATCCGTAAGAAGGAGAACAAGTACTACATCCCCAGCGCCCTCTACAACAAAAACATCTACCCACCCTATGCAGGGGGTGGGGGCTTCATCATGGATGGAGCCCTGGCCAAGAGGCTGCATAAGGCCTCAGAGACGCTGGAGCTGTACCCCATCGATGATGTCTTCCTAGGGATGTGCTTGGAGGTCCTTAAAGTGTCACCTGTTGGGCACGAGGGCTTCAAAACTTTTGGCATTGTGAAAAACAAGAACAGCAAGATGAACAAGGAGCCATGTTTTTACCGGAGTATGTTGGTGGTTCATAAACTGCTGCCTCCAGAGTTGCTCCAAATGTGGGACTTGGTCCACAGTAACTTGACATGCTCAAGAAAACTCAATGTCCTTTAA
- the NCL gene encoding nucleolin: protein MVKITKTPKNQIKQKKSAPPPKKFEESEEEESSDLDESSGEEMIPQKKPQKVAVTPAKKAATPAKKVATPAKKAITPAKKVVATPQPKKAVTPTPKKAAVLTKGAKNGKNAKKQESEEEDDEDDDEDDDDEEEDDEEDSDEEEEPPIPVKPAAKKPAAVPAKKPAAVPAKQESEDEEDDEEDDEDDEEEDESEDEAMDTAPVPVKKTTPAKAAPVKAKAAESEDEEDDDEEDEDDDEEEEDEEDAEEESEDEKPVKEAPGKRKKEITNKSAPEPKKKKTDGPTSAFSVFVGNLACTKEFDELKTGLREFFGKKNIEVLDVRIGASKRFGYVDFSSAEDLDKALQMNGKKLMGLEIKLEKAKSKETMKENKKERDARTLFLKNLPYRISEDEIREVFENAMEVRIVMNKDGSSRGMAYIEFKTEAEANKALEEKQGTEIEGRAVVIDFTGEKSQQEHHKGESKTLIVNNLSYAATEESLQEVFKKASSIKVPQNNQGRPKGYAFVDFATVEDAREALNSCNNTEIEGRTIRLEFSSPWQKGNTNARGGGGGGFNQQSKTLFVRGLSEDTTEETLRESFEGSISARIVTDRDTGSSKGFGFVDFSSAEDAKAAKEAMEDGEIDGNKVILDFAKPKGDFQRGGGFGGRGGRGGGRGGRGGFGGRGGGRGGFGGRGGGGFRGGRGGGGDHKPQGKKIKFE from the exons ATGGTGAAGATCACCAAG ACCCCGAAGAATCagatcaaacagaaaaaatcgGCTCCTCCTCCGAAAAAGTTCGAGGAAAGTGAGGAAGAGGAGTCCTCCGACCTAGATGAAAGCAGCGGAGAAGAG ATGATCCCCCAGAAGAAACCACAAAAAGTTGCTGTTACCCCAGCCAAGAAGGCTGCAACTCCTGCAAAAAAAGTTGCTACTCCTGCGAAAAAGGCAATTACACCTGCAAAGAAGGTTGTGGCTACTCCACAGCCCAAAAAAGCTGTTACTCCAACTCCTAAAAAGGCTGCTGTCCTAACCAAAGGAGCgaaaaatggaaagaatgcCAAGAAGCAGGAGAGCGAAGAagaagatgatgaagatgatgacgaagatgatgatgatgaggaggaAGATGATGAAGAAGATTCTG ATGAGGAAGAGGAACCACCAATACCTGTGAAGCCTGCAGCCAAAAAACCTGCAGCAGTACCAGCCAAaaagcctgcagctgtgccagcaaagcaggaatctgaggatgaagaggatgatgaggaggatgatgaggatgatgaagaaGAGGATG AGTCTGAAGATGAAGCCATGGACACAGCCCCTGTTCCAGTGAAGAAAACCACTCCAGCCAAGGCTGCACCAGTGAAAGCCAAGGCAGCAGAATCTGAAGATGAGGAAGATgatgatgaggaggatgaggatgatgatgaagaggaggaggatgaagaggatGCTGAGGAGGAAAGTGAGGATGAAA AACCTGTCAAGGAAGCAcctggaaagaggaagaaagaaattaccAATAAAAGTGCACCAGAgcccaagaaaaagaaaacggATG GGCCCACATCAGCTTTCTCTGTATTTGTTGGAAATTTGGCCTGCACCAAGGAGTTTGACGAGCTGAAGACTGGCCTTAGAGAATTCTTTGGGAAGAAGAATATTGAAGTTTTAGATGTCAGAATCGGTGCTTCCAA GCGGTTCGGCTATGTGGACTTCTCATCTGCTGAGGATCTGGATAAAGCTCTCCAAATGAATGGAAAGAAGTTAATGGGTTTGGAAATCAAACTagaaaaagcaaagagcaaggaaaccatgaaagaaaacaagaaag AGAGAGATGCCAGAACCCTGTTTTTGAAGAACCTGCCCTACCGCATAAGCGAGGATGAAATCAGAGAGGTGTTTGAAAATGCCATGGAAGTCCGGATAGTGATGAACAAGGACGGGAGCAGCAGAGG GATGGCGTATATTGAATTTAAAACAGAAGCTGAGGCAAACAAAGCTCTGGAGGAGAAGCAGGGCACAGAAATTGAGGGTCGTGCCGTGGTCATTGACTTCACTGGCGAGAAGAGCCAGCAAGAACATCACAAAG GAGAGTCAAAGACCCTAATTGTCAACAACCTCTCGTATGCTGCTACAGAAGAGAGTCTCCAAGAAGTGTTTAAGAAAGCTTCTTCCATCAAGGTGCCACAGAACAACCAGGGCAGGCCTAAAGG GTATGCATTTGTAGATTTTGCCACAGTTGAGGATGCCAGAGAGGCATTGAATTCCTGTAACAACACAGAGATCGAAGGCAGAACGATCAGACTGGAATTCAGTTCACCATGGCAGAAAGGGAACACGAATgcacgaggaggaggaggaggaggattcaATC agcaaagcaaaacattGTTTGTCAGAGGCCTTTCCGAGGACACCACAGAGGAGACGTTAAGAGAATCATTTGAAGGCTCAATCAGCGCGAGAATAGTCACAGACAGAGACACTGGATCATCCAAAGG GTTTGGATTTGTGGacttcagctctgcagaagaTGCCAAAGCAGCTAAAGAAGCCATGGAGGATGGAGAGATAGATGGAAACAAAGTGATCCTCGATTTTGCCAAGCCAAAGGGCGACTTTCAGCGTGGTGGTGGATTTGGTGGTCGTGGTGGCAGAGGAGGTGGCCGGGGAGGAAGAGGTGGCTTTGGTGGCAGAGGTGGTGGCAGAGGTGGATTTGGAG gtagaggaggaggtggcttccgaggaggcagaggaggaggtggagatCACAAGCCACAAGGGAAGAAGATCAAGTTTGAATAa